In Cryptococcus gattii WM276 chromosome A, complete sequence, one genomic interval encodes:
- a CDS encoding 2,5-diamino-6-(ribosylamino)-4(3H)-pyrimidinone 5'-phosphate reductase (Similar to SGTC gene model, INSD accession EAL23081.1; CNBA6060): protein MLMTHQLRAIHDAILIGVHTLVLDDPRLQTNLLPPTHASPPPQPLILDPSLRFPLTSRILNEWNTKPAMRGQTLKQPWILCGSNVPSERINEVEQAGARVVPVPLDSDGRIPPSSLPSILTSLGLRSVMIEGGSRVLSSFLHTLKRDDGSKLVDTVVVTVAPTFIGEGGEDRGLPALQTVHTETMGKDSVMVCTVVAE, encoded by the exons ATGCTCATGACACACCA GCTGAGGGCGATCCATGACGCCATCCTCATCGGCGTCCACACCCTCGTCCTCGACGACCCGCGCCTACAAA CCAACCTCCTCCCGCCCACCCACGCCTCGCCTCCGCCCCAGCCACTCATCCTCGACCCGTCCCTCCGCTTCCCGCTCACCTCGCGGATCCTGAACGAGTGGAACACGAAACCTGCCATGCGTGGACAGACGTTGAAGCAACCGTGGATCCTCTGTGGCTCAAATGTCCCCAGCGAGAGAATCAACGAGGTCGAACAAGCCGGCGCGAGGGTCGTGCCCGTCCCGCTCGATTCCGACG GTCGGATCCCTCCgtcttctcttccttccatctTGACCTCTCTCGGTCTCAGATCAGTCATGATCGAAGGTGGCTCACGCGTGCTTTCCAGCTTTCTCCATACGCTAAAAAGGGACGATGGCAGTAAGCTTGTGGACACCGTTGTCGTCACTGTCGCCCCGACGTTTATTGGTGAAGGC GGCGAGGACAGGGGCCTACCAGCACTCCAAACTGTACATACAGAGACGATGGGCAAGGACTCTGTCATGGTCTGTACTGTGGTCGCTGAATAA
- a CDS encoding GTPase-activator protein for Rho-like GTPases, putative (Similar to TIGR gene model, INSD accession AAW41395.1), protein MGRSISVERLDQGISRVKAKRVELTRCCPVDEHKQRPPTMQRQTMLAVSTSALPKDMPLEPIFVEQSGSVKTKRLSAGLHSLLPTDTSSQIQAFQTDDISQKYFAIRRAGMFRTKVPVSRIMEWQRQSTTAPLLVLSKRLFKDAVTCFKVIQHVMGERDRPVQGAKPSHTGPLALPELSFKGKRKEDDAPKSVAAAGDGLADGNGPRGEKMVMLEEIRWMVQLCVTQGEMRDEVYSQVIKQLTKNPDHDSVVLGFQLFCVFVNSFGPSKHFETVVKNFLEKHLNDQSDRIGIMAKYCMTKIETFSAIGRRAKRLTVGEIEHASDAAFYPSVYGESLARIMDLQKTSYPQLKIPVILTFLADGILALGGTRSEGIFRIPGDGDGVSQLKSRMDRGHYHLKGIDDPHVAASLFKLWLRELEEPLIPTALYNDALMASKDYAQVVEIVQKLPVYNRRVLVFVVGFVQMFMQEKVVEKTRMGPMNLALVLAPSILQTAADSLVTAFSNSSFESKFMQQLLENMKPGEIDPDYVPVHGVAVG, encoded by the exons ATGGGGAGGAGTATATCTGTAGAGAGGCTGGATCAAGGTATATCAAGAGTGAAGGCAAAAAGAGTAGAACTGACAAGATGTTGCCCGGTAGATGAGCATAAACAGCGGCCGCCGACAATGCAGAGACAGACAATGCTGGCGGTTTCAACTAGCGCTTTACCCAAGGACATGCCGCTTGAACCGATTTTTGTCGAGCAATCGGGGTCTGTCAAGACAAAACGTCTCAGTGCAGG TCTAcattctcttcttccaaccGATACCAGCTCCCAGATCCAAGCTTTCCAAACAGATGATATTTCCCAAAAGTACTTTGCTATCCGACGTGCCGGCATGTTTCGCACCAAGGTACCTGTCTCGCGCATCATGGAATGGCAGCGACAATCTACCACCGCCCCGTTGTTAGTCCTATCCAAGCGCCTCTTCAAAGATGCAGTGACGTGCTTTAAAGTCATCCAACATGTGATGGGAGAACGGGATCGTCCTGTACAAGGTGCCAAACCCTCACATACTGGACCATTAGCTCTGCCCGAATTGTCTTTcaagggaaagagaaaggaggATGATGCGCCCAAGAGCGTTGCCGCCGCTGGTGATGGACTCGCGGATGGGAATGGACCTCGAGGCGAGAAAATGGTAATGCTTGAAGAGATTCGATGGATGGTCCAGCTGTGTGTGACACAGGGAGAGATGAGGGATGAAGTTTATTCTCAGGTCATCAAGCAGCTTACCAAAAACCCCGATCA TGATTCTGTCGTGCTCGGGTTCCAATTGTTCTGTGTGTTTGTCAATTCTTTCGGGCCCAGCAAGCATTTCGAGACAGTTGTAAAGAACTTTTTGGAGAAGCATTTGAATGACCAATCGGATAGGATTGGGATTATGGCAAAGT ATTGCATGACCAAAATCGAGACATTCTCCGCCATTGGCCGTCGCGCCAAACGTCTTACTGTTGGCGAGATTGAGCACGCATCCGATGCGGCATTCTATCCCTCAGTATACGGTGAATCGCTTGCCCGAATCATGGATCTCCAAAAGACATCATACCCTCAATTAAAAATCCCCGTCATCTTGACTTTTCTGGCCGATGGTATATTGGCACTTGGCGGGACAAGGAGTGAAGGGATATTCAGGATACCGGGCGATGGAGATGGTGTATCACAGCTGAAGAGCCGGATGGATCGAGGTCACTACCACCTG AAAGGTATAGACGACCCTCATGTGGCAGCTTCCCTTTTCAAACTCTGGCTACGAGAACTTGAAGAGCCTCTGATTCCAACAGCATTGTATAATGATGCCCTCATGGCGTCAAAAGACTATGCACAAGTAGTCGAGATTGTTCAAAAGTTGCCAGTCTATAACCGGAGAGTGCTCGTATTTGTAGTTGGCTTTGTGCAAATGTTTATGCAGGAAAAGGTTGTCGAAAAGACAAGAATGGGTCCTATGAACCTCG CGCTCGTGTTGGCGCCCAGTATCCTGCAAACTGCTGCCGACTCGTTGGTCACCGCGTTTAGCAATTCCAGCTTTGAGAGCAAATTTATGCAGCAGCTGTTGGAAAACATGAAGCCTGGCGAGATTGATCCGGATTATGTGCCCGTGCATGGAGTCGCTGTAGGGTAG